A genomic region of Choristoneura fumiferana chromosome 15, NRCan_CFum_1, whole genome shotgun sequence contains the following coding sequences:
- the LOC141435634 gene encoding uncharacterized protein: MNTRSKTKRLLTPAKSARVSVSRSDSGAPAAGGLGRFTNLDPIATVATDTPVAPISKSPETPRECIVEQSNVPLSSRSHASSSRSSATIKARRLSMEAQLARRSMEREQQLYERKLNHERKLLEEMQRVEKLEAEASLAAQEVEERSTRTKILCV; this comes from the exons ATGAACACGCGATCAAAAACAAAGCGGCTGTTGACACCAGCAAAATCCGCTCGCGTATCGGTATCGCGCTCGGACTCTGGAGCGCCAGCCGCGGGTGGGCTCGGTCGGTTCACAAACTTGGACCCCATCGCGACCGTAGCCACTGATACACCCGTAGCGCCCATTTCCAAGAGTCCCGAGACGCCTCGCGAGTGCATTGTTGAACAAAGTAATGTTCCTCTAAGTTCCAGGTCACATGCGTCGTCTTCGCGATCGTCAGCCACAATAAAGGCTCGTCGACTGTCCATGGAAGCCCAATTGGCGCGCCGTAGTATGGAACGTGAGCAGCAGTTATACGAACGTAAACTCAACCACGAACGTAAGCTTCTCGAAGAAATGCAGCGAGTAGAAAAACTTGAGGCGGAGGCATCACTCGCAGCACAGGAAGTGGAGGAACGATCCACTCGTACG AAAATCTTGTGCGTTTGA
- the LOC141435910 gene encoding uncharacterized protein, with the protein MTADVKEMFPQVRIRMEDRDALRYIWREDPSCVLNVADDATRLKNRDIDLSRWFSGPDFLLLPSSEWPKEPSMPEATSILEELKPSKVHCANKFRSLLAHNSPNSKTINNSSPFKLTPLSAMEIQKAEIAILRKAQTDSFSEEISLLRDSKPLPKSSKLKSLCPIFDEDGLLRLDSRIKHMKNTDYATTSPIILDGRHPAVRLLVHHYHVQAAHAFNELVTNELKQRFWIFRCRSEVRMASRRCTYCTKRKATPHIPPTGDLPDVRLEHHQRPFTNTGLDYFGPVEVSIGRRREKRWIALFTCMTTRAVHLEIVTSLSADSAIMSIRRFAARRGLPSKILSDNGTSFVGANRQMCEFYSDGVQDFAASKCIEWCFIPPAAPFMGGCWERLVKTVKSALLVTLKERSPREELLHTLLLEAEALVNSRPLTYVTENGQYESLTPFHFLIGTSSNQQTPARLNDGAFSLRKEWQKVLRLSEHFWCRWLKEYLPSLRPKKSTGSQHENLKVDDVVLVVDPDMPRGVWPMGRIVEVFPGRDGIVRVADVATKGGTLRRPVRKLARLQTVVV; encoded by the exons ATGACTGCTGACGTTAAGGAAATGTTTCCGCAGGTCAGGATTAGGATGGAAGACCGTGATGCTTTGCGGTACATTTGGAGGGAGGATCCCAGCT GTGTTTTGAATGTCGCAGATGACGCGACAAGACTTAAGAATCGCGACATCGACTTATCGCGATGGTTCTCTGGACCTGATTTCTTACTTCTGCCGTCCAGTGAATGGCCTAAAGAACCATCGATGCCTGAAGCTACATCCATCTTGGAAGAGTTGAAACCTTCTAAGGTGCAT TGCGCCAACAAGTTTAGATCCCTTTTGGCACATAACAGCCCAAATTCTAAAACTATTAACAACAGTTCTCCATTTAAGCTTACACCGCTGTCCGCTATGGAGATACAGAAGGCTGAAATCGCCATTCTCCGAAAGGCTCAGACAGACTCATTCAGCGAAGAAATCTCTTTGCTTCGTGATAGCAAGCCTTTGCCAAAATCCAGCAAGTTGAAATCTCTCTGCCCGATTTTCGATGAAGATGGCCTACTCCGACTGGACAGCCGTATTAAGCATATGAAGAACACCGATTACGCCACTACTTCTCCCATTATTCTGGATGGCCGACACCCAGCTGTTCGACTTCTCGTTCATCATTACCACGTGCAAGCTGCCCACGCTTTCAACGAATTGGTCACAAATGAGCTCAAACAGCGATTCTGGATTTTTCGTTGCCGCAGCGAAGTGCGCATGGCCTCAAGAAGATGCACCTACTGTACCAAAAGAAAGGCAACACCACATATCCCACCAACCGGCGACCTGCCAGATGTGCGTCTGGAACACCATCAGCGCCCGTTTACGAACACTGGCCTAGATTACTTTGGTCCCGTCGAGGTCTCCATTGGTCGGCGCAGAGAAAAGCGATGGATTGCTCTTTTCACTTGTATGACGACACGAGCAGTCCACCTCGAGATTGTCACGAGTCTCTCAGCCGATTCTGCCATCATGAGCATACGTCGTTTTGCTGCACGTCGAGGACTTCCATCTAAAATTCTCTCCGATAATGGCACGTCGTTCGTCGGAGCTAACAGACAAATGTGCGAGTTCTACAGCGATGGCGTCCAAGATTTCGCCGCCAGCAAATGCATAGAATGGTGCTTTATTCCTCCTGCGGCACCGTTTATGGGAGGCTGCTGGGAAAGACTTGTGAAAACAGTAAAGTCCGCTCTCCTTGTAACATTAAAAGAACGATCCCCAAGAGAAGAGCTGCTACACACCTTACTTTTAGAAGCAGAAGCTCTAGTGAACTCTCGTCCCTTGACATACGTCACCGAAAACGGACAGTACGAGAGCCTAACTCCGTTCCATTTCCTGATCGGCACCTCTTCAAACCAGCAAACACCGGCCCGATTAAACGATGGAGCATTCTCATTGAGGAAAGAATGGCAAAAGGTTCTTCGACTTTCTGAACATTTTTGGTGCAGGTGGCTTAAGGAATATCTACCTAGTCTGAGGCCAAAGAAGAGCACAGGGAGCCAACATGAAAATCTTAAAGTAGATGATGTTGTCTTGGTGGTTGACCCAGATATGCCGCGAGGAGTTTGGCCGATGGGGCGCATAGTGGAAGTATTTCCGGGCAGAGATGGCATTGTGAGAGTCGCTGACGTTGCTACCAAAGGGGGCACGCTGAGAAGACCCGTCAGGAAGCTTGCTCGGTTGCAGACTGTAGTTGTGTAG